In Candidatus Methanosphaera massiliense, the following are encoded in one genomic region:
- the pstB gene encoding phosphate ABC transporter ATP-binding protein PstB, whose protein sequence is MSKKIIEAKNLNTYFDDHHVLKNINTIIEEHAVTALIGPSGCGKSTFLRTLNRMNDLIPIFRKEGEIVIDGKDIYGDDIDVVDLRKKVGMVFQKANPFPKSIYDNVAYGLRIHGESNESKIKKIVEKSLKAAALWDEVKDKLDKSALGLSGGQQQRLCIARTIAVSPEIILMDEPCSALDPISTTKVEDLINQLKDDYTIVIVTHNMQQATRVSKYTSFFLNGEIVETGNTEDIFLHPTNKQTENYITGRFG, encoded by the coding sequence ATGAGTAAAAAAATTATTGAAGCAAAAAATTTGAACACATACTTTGATGATCACCATGTGCTAAAAAATATTAATACTATTATTGAAGAACATGCAGTTACAGCACTTATTGGTCCATCAGGATGTGGTAAATCAACATTCCTTCGTACATTAAATAGGATGAATGATTTAATACCTATCTTCAGAAAAGAAGGAGAAATCGTAATCGATGGTAAAGATATTTATGGCGATGACATAGATGTTGTTGACCTAAGAAAAAAAGTTGGAATGGTATTCCAGAAAGCTAACCCATTCCCTAAATCTATATATGATAATGTTGCATATGGACTTAGAATTCACGGTGAAAGTAACGAAAGTAAAATCAAAAAAATCGTTGAAAAAAGTTTAAAAGCTGCAGCTTTATGGGATGAAGTTAAAGATAAATTAGATAAATCTGCTCTTGGATTATCAGGAGGTCAACAACAAAGGTTATGTATTGCTAGAACCATAGCAGTGTCTCCTGAAATAATATTAATGGACGAGCCTTGTTCTGCATTAGACCCAATCTCAACTACTAAAGTTGAAGATTTAATCAATCAGTTAAAAGATGATTATACAATCGTAATTGTTACACACAACATGCAGCAGGCAACACGTGTTTCTAAATATACTTCATTCTTCTTAAATGGTGAAATTGTAGAAACAGGAAATACAGAGGATATCTTCCTACATCCAACAAATAAACAAACCGAAAATTACATTACAGGTAGATTCGGATAA
- the porD gene encoding pyruvate synthase subunit PorD, whose amino-acid sequence MESVGAAVKEPGSTRKNKTGSWRTFKPVADKDKCVSCGICYLFCPDGCIDLEYNPNYDYCKGCGICAEECPVNAIKMERE is encoded by the coding sequence ATGGAATCAGTAGGAGCAGCTGTAAAAGAGCCTGGAAGTACCAGGAAAAACAAAACTGGAAGTTGGAGGACATTCAAACCAGTTGCAGATAAAGATAAATGTGTAAGCTGTGGTATCTGTTATTTATTCTGTCCAGATGGATGTATTGATTTAGAATATAATCCTAACTATGATTACTGTAAAGGTTGTGGAATCTGTGCAGAAGAATGTCCAGTAAATGCAATAAAAATGGAGAGAGAATAG
- a CDS encoding pyruvate ferredoxin oxidoreductase subunit gamma has protein sequence MIEIRFHGRGGQGAVTAAEILAKAVFEEDKYTQAFPSFGVERRGAPVTAFARISDKPIRRRYQIYEPKYVVVLDETLANVVDLTSGLKDDGSVLVNTERDSIPSLDEKNIDTHLVDATGVALDIIGRNIVNTTMLGFLSAKTNIVKIDSLLDTIKDTFSGKVAKTNVEATEFIYNKYVNE, from the coding sequence ATGATTGAAATAAGATTTCATGGACGTGGGGGTCAGGGAGCTGTAACAGCAGCAGAAATCCTGGCAAAAGCAGTATTTGAGGAAGATAAATATACTCAAGCATTCCCATCATTTGGTGTAGAGAGAAGAGGCGCACCAGTAACTGCATTCGCAAGAATCAGTGACAAACCAATAAGAAGAAGATATCAAATTTATGAACCAAAATATGTAGTTGTTCTTGATGAAACTTTAGCAAATGTTGTTGATCTTACATCAGGATTAAAAGATGATGGTTCAGTATTAGTTAATACAGAAAGGGATAGTATACCTTCCTTAGATGAAAAAAATATAGATACACACTTAGTTGATGCAACAGGAGTCGCATTAGATATAATCGGAAGAAACATAGTAAACACAACAATGTTAGGATTCCTATCAGCTAAAACAAACATAGTAAAAATAGATTCTCTATTAGACACAATTAAAGATACATTTAGTGGAAAAGTAGCAAAAACAAACGTGGAAGCTACAGAATTTATCTACAATAAATATGTTAACGAATAA
- the porA gene encoding pyruvate synthase subunit PorA, which yields MVVKVISSAEAIAEAVKRARPSVIPVYPITPQTVISERLADYVADGDLDAHYIRVESEHSAMSASIGAAGTGVRVFTATSSQGLAYMHEPVFAAAGMRVPIVMANANRALSAPINIWNDQQDSISERDSGWIQIYAETAQEAFDTILQAYKIAENPDVSVPVMVCVDGFILTHTVEPVDLLSQEDVDTFLPKYQRGHSYLDPEDPMSIGTLADSDYYLEIRHDLEVAIENSKAVIEEVGKEFGEKFGRSYGLIEEYKSEDADIIILAMGSICGTIKDVIDEQREQGKKIGLVRVRSYRPFPKEALKAAVKDAKLAVLDKNISFSSGGALYLDSCSALDNEIYGFIVGLGGRDITPSDIEEIIEKTENPTKKVEWIGLRE from the coding sequence ATGGTTGTAAAAGTTATATCATCTGCAGAAGCAATAGCTGAAGCAGTAAAAAGAGCAAGACCAAGTGTTATACCAGTATACCCAATTACACCACAAACTGTAATCTCTGAAAGATTAGCAGATTATGTTGCAGATGGAGATTTAGATGCTCATTATATAAGAGTAGAATCCGAACACAGTGCAATGAGTGCTTCTATAGGAGCAGCAGGTACAGGTGTAAGAGTATTTACAGCAACATCAAGTCAAGGTTTAGCATACATGCATGAACCAGTATTTGCTGCAGCAGGTATGAGAGTACCTATAGTAATGGCAAACGCAAACCGCGCATTATCTGCACCAATTAACATATGGAACGATCAACAAGATTCAATCTCAGAAAGAGATTCTGGATGGATACAAATATATGCAGAAACAGCACAAGAAGCATTTGATACCATATTACAAGCATACAAAATTGCAGAAAATCCTGACGTATCAGTACCAGTAATGGTATGTGTAGATGGATTTATATTAACACACACAGTAGAGCCAGTAGACTTACTTTCACAAGAAGATGTAGACACTTTCTTACCTAAATATCAAAGAGGACACTCATACTTAGATCCTGAAGATCCTATGAGTATTGGTACATTAGCAGATTCAGATTACTATCTTGAAATTAGACATGATTTAGAAGTAGCAATTGAAAATTCAAAAGCAGTAATTGAAGAAGTAGGCAAAGAATTCGGAGAAAAATTCGGAAGATCATACGGTTTAATAGAAGAATACAAATCCGAAGATGCAGACATTATAATACTAGCAATGGGTTCAATTTGTGGAACAATAAAAGATGTAATTGATGAACAAAGAGAACAAGGTAAAAAAATTGGACTAGTAAGAGTAAGGTCATACAGACCATTCCCAAAAGAAGCTCTTAAAGCAGCAGTTAAAGATGCTAAATTAGCAGTTCTTGATAAAAACATATCCTTCTCATCTGGTGGAGCATTATACTTAGATTCATGCTCAGCATTAGATAATGAAATATATGGATTTATCGTAGGATTAGGTGGACGTGACATTACTCCATCAGACATAGAAGAAATCATTGAAAAAACCGAAAATCCAACTAAAAAAGTAGAATGGATAGGATTAAGGGAGTAG
- the pstC gene encoding phosphate ABC transporter permease subunit PstC: MENNKLTELIIEKGLMIIAILSVIIILLIIGFIVVEGMPAIEQIGFFNFIFGMKWAPKDEVYGVFPMIIGTLEMMAISLVIAVPLSIGCSVFMTEYANNTMNRILKPTIQSLAGIPSVIYGFFGLVVLVPFIRDHFGGTGFSLIAASIILSIMILPTIISVSEDAIYAVPGAMKEASYGLGATKWQTIYKVILPTAAPGIVTAIILGMGRAIGETMAVIMVAGNVAQIPGSIFEPVRVLTSNIALEMGYAIDLHYNALFATGIILLIVIMILIAIADYVAYKSRIEGSGDL; this comes from the coding sequence ATGGAAAATAATAAACTAACAGAACTAATAATAGAAAAAGGATTAATGATAATTGCAATATTATCAGTAATCATTATATTACTTATTATTGGGTTTATAGTTGTAGAAGGAATGCCTGCAATCGAACAAATAGGATTCTTCAATTTCATATTTGGTATGAAATGGGCACCTAAAGATGAAGTCTACGGTGTATTCCCAATGATTATAGGTACCCTCGAAATGATGGCCATCTCACTAGTAATAGCAGTGCCATTATCAATTGGGTGCTCAGTATTCATGACTGAATACGCAAACAATACAATGAATAGAATATTAAAACCAACAATCCAAAGTTTAGCTGGTATTCCCTCAGTTATCTATGGTTTCTTTGGTCTGGTTGTTCTAGTACCATTTATAAGAGACCATTTTGGAGGAACTGGTTTCAGTTTAATCGCAGCTTCAATCATATTATCAATTATGATATTACCAACTATCATTAGTGTATCTGAAGATGCAATATATGCTGTACCTGGTGCAATGAAGGAAGCTTCATATGGATTAGGTGCAACAAAATGGCAAACAATTTATAAAGTTATCTTACCAACAGCAGCACCTGGAATAGTAACAGCTATTATTCTTGGTATGGGTAGAGCTATTGGAGAAACAATGGCAGTAATCATGGTTGCTGGTAACGTTGCTCAAATACCTGGATCAATATTCGAACCAGTAAGAGTATTAACATCAAACATTGCACTAGAAATGGGTTACGCAATTGACTTACACTACAATGCATTGTTCGCAACTGGTATTATACTATTAATCGTGATAATGATCTTAATAGCTATTGCAGATTATGTAGCTTACAAAAGTAGAATTGAAGGAAGTGGAGATTTATGA
- a CDS encoding MoaD/ThiS family protein — protein MSIKLINKSNVKEIDISENTKIEDILKQEEIPIETVVVKLNGDTVTEDEIVKDDDELEIIKVIYGG, from the coding sequence ATGAGTATAAAACTGATTAATAAAAGTAATGTTAAAGAAATAGACATATCCGAAAACACGAAAATTGAAGATATACTAAAACAAGAAGAAATTCCAATAGAAACAGTTGTTGTTAAATTAAATGGTGATACAGTAACTGAAGACGAAATAGTTAAAGATGATGATGAATTAGAAATTATAAAAGTAATTTATGGTGGATAA
- the porB gene encoding pyruvate synthase subunit PorB, translating into MDIDEREYLASGHRACAGCGATIAVRLALKALGPNTVAVSATGCLEVVTSPYPETSWNIPWVHVAFENASAVASGVEEALKAQGKEDTNVVVFGGDGGTTDIGLQSLSGAMERQQNIIYICYDNEAYMNTGIQRSSSTPFGASTTTSPAGKKSFGEDKPKKNMAMIMAAHGIPYVATACVSHPYDLMNKVKKAAETKGPAYIHVLQPCATGWGYAPNKTIELGKLAVDTYSWILYEIENGELNITVKPDKKLPVIDYLKVQKRFKHLDEAHVKMIQELVDQQAKELGLTE; encoded by the coding sequence ATGGATATTGACGAAAGAGAATATTTAGCATCTGGACACAGAGCATGTGCAGGATGTGGTGCTACAATAGCTGTAAGATTAGCTTTAAAAGCATTAGGACCTAATACAGTTGCAGTATCAGCAACTGGATGTCTTGAAGTAGTTACATCACCTTATCCAGAAACTTCCTGGAACATACCATGGGTACATGTAGCATTCGAGAACGCTTCAGCAGTAGCAAGTGGTGTAGAAGAAGCACTTAAAGCACAAGGAAAAGAAGATACAAACGTCGTAGTATTCGGTGGAGATGGTGGTACAACAGATATTGGATTACAATCATTATCTGGTGCAATGGAAAGACAACAAAACATAATTTATATTTGTTATGATAACGAAGCTTATATGAACACAGGTATTCAGAGAAGTAGTTCAACACCATTTGGTGCAAGTACAACAACTTCCCCTGCAGGTAAAAAAAGTTTCGGTGAAGATAAACCTAAGAAAAACATGGCAATGATTATGGCAGCACATGGAATTCCATACGTAGCAACAGCATGTGTATCCCATCCATATGATTTAATGAACAAAGTTAAAAAAGCAGCTGAAACTAAAGGACCAGCATATATACATGTGTTACAACCATGTGCAACAGGTTGGGGTTACGCTCCTAATAAAACAATTGAATTAGGAAAACTCGCAGTAGACACATACTCATGGATACTCTACGAAATTGAAAACGGTGAATTAAATATCACTGTAAAACCTGATAAGAAATTACCAGTAATTGACTACTTAAAAGTTCAGAAACGTTTCAAACACTTAGACGAAGCACATGTAAAAATGATTCAGGAACTTGTAGATCAACAAGCTAAAGAGTTAGGTTTAACGGAATAA
- the phoU gene encoding phosphate signaling complex protein PhoU has protein sequence MPEYRRKFRKQIRRLEDSIEELSNLTISNYEGAIDLFNNYSDEKYQKIEENTKEITEKSQEVEQMCLKLLAMEQPVANDLRFIESSIKISSHLKRISKLSIDIARIASDLKVDEIPEKPLESMNKMAAETGSMLKRSIRSFLTRNSEEAAELEEDDDVVDDLFDEFLLTITKTMKENTDTIDVLVPFILTSRYLERIADRSESIGAKVLLMNKYETE, from the coding sequence ATGCCAGAATATAGAAGAAAATTTAGAAAACAAATCCGAAGACTAGAAGACTCTATAGAAGAACTAAGTAATTTAACTATATCAAATTATGAAGGAGCTATAGACTTATTTAACAACTATTCTGATGAAAAATATCAGAAAATAGAAGAAAACACAAAAGAAATCACAGAAAAAAGTCAAGAAGTTGAACAAATGTGTTTAAAATTATTAGCTATGGAACAACCTGTAGCTAATGATTTAAGATTCATTGAAAGTTCTATAAAGATATCTTCTCACTTAAAAAGAATCAGCAAATTATCAATAGATATTGCAAGAATTGCATCAGACTTAAAAGTAGATGAAATTCCTGAAAAACCGTTAGAATCCATGAACAAAATGGCTGCAGAAACAGGAAGTATGCTTAAAAGAAGTATCAGATCATTCTTAACAAGAAATTCTGAAGAAGCTGCTGAGCTGGAAGAAGATGATGATGTTGTAGACGATTTATTCGATGAATTTTTACTTACCATCACAAAAACTATGAAAGAAAACACCGATACAATAGATGTTTTAGTACCATTCATATTAACATCAAGATACCTGGAAAGAATAGCTGACAGATCAGAAAGTATCGGTGCAAAAGTATTGTTAATGAACAAATACGAAACCGAATAA
- the pstA gene encoding phosphate ABC transporter permease PstA, producing the protein MSSSNTEASTNAAACKRNDSIMKGIFYALGLITLLILIVIIGYILVKGLPVISWEFLTTAPVDFGASGGIFPMIVSTIYVTFFAVIIATPIGVGAAVYLYEYAGSGKFVQIIRFCSESLASLPSIIFGLFGLAFFVEFLHLGWCILSASLTLAIMAMPTIMRTAENALDAVPAAYREGSLGMGATRWQTIQNVILPAAIPGIITGVILGMARAIEETAAIMYTVGSSIAVPVTIFDPARPLPLHLYILATEGISIENTFGTAVVLIVIILGITITTNILVERYQKKMMGE; encoded by the coding sequence ATGAGCTCATCCAATACAGAAGCATCAACCAATGCAGCAGCTTGTAAGAGAAATGATAGTATAATGAAAGGAATATTTTATGCATTAGGATTAATAACATTATTAATTTTAATTGTAATCATAGGATACATCCTTGTAAAAGGATTACCTGTAATTAGTTGGGAGTTCTTAACAACTGCACCTGTAGATTTTGGTGCTAGTGGTGGTATATTCCCAATGATTGTATCTACAATCTATGTAACATTCTTTGCAGTGATAATAGCTACACCTATAGGAGTAGGAGCTGCAGTATATCTGTATGAATATGCAGGAAGTGGAAAATTTGTTCAGATAATAAGATTCTGTTCAGAATCATTAGCATCTCTTCCATCAATCATATTTGGTTTATTTGGTTTAGCATTCTTTGTAGAATTTCTACATTTAGGATGGTGTATATTATCAGCATCCCTAACATTAGCTATTATGGCTATGCCTACAATAATGAGAACTGCTGAAAATGCTTTAGATGCAGTGCCAGCAGCATACAGAGAAGGAAGTCTTGGTATGGGTGCAACAAGATGGCAGACAATTCAAAATGTTATCTTACCTGCAGCAATACCTGGAATCATAACCGGTGTAATACTTGGTATGGCAAGAGCAATAGAAGAAACTGCAGCAATTATGTATACAGTCGGTTCATCAATTGCAGTACCTGTAACAATATTTGATCCTGCAAGACCATTACCATTACACTTATACATATTAGCTACTGAAGGTATTTCAATTGAAAATACATTTGGAACAGCAGTAGTTCTTATAGTAATAATATTAGGTATAACTATTACAACTAACATTTTAGTTGAAAGATATCAAAAGAAAATGATGGGAGAATAA
- a CDS encoding fumarate hydratase: MITQEQVADAVCEIYKKAVIILPTDIKEALENAYENEESDIARLNIKSILDNIAIAEEKSIPMCQDTGLPIIFVKLGKVDVENLQEGIIDGVKKATETVPLRTNVVDPLTRKNSGNNIGNGIPQINVELSDKPELELTVFPKGFGSENNNKLAMLLPGEGLDGIKQFFEESIKAAGGKPCPPSVIGVGIGGSSDMVMKLAKKALLRPINEHNEDPRLAQLEDDLLDIANATGIGPMGLGGKTTTLGVNVEMADTHTAGLPVGICVQCWAARHASITLKDE, translated from the coding sequence ATGATAACACAAGAACAAGTAGCAGATGCAGTATGTGAAATATATAAGAAAGCTGTGATTATTTTACCAACAGACATAAAAGAAGCATTGGAAAATGCTTATGAAAATGAAGAAAGTGATATAGCACGTTTAAATATAAAATCTATACTAGATAATATAGCAATAGCAGAGGAAAAAAGTATTCCTATGTGTCAAGACACAGGATTACCAATAATATTTGTAAAATTAGGAAAGGTTGACGTTGAAAATTTACAGGAAGGAATAATAGACGGAGTAAAAAAAGCCACAGAAACAGTACCACTAAGAACAAATGTTGTTGACCCGTTAACTAGAAAAAATTCAGGAAACAACATAGGAAATGGAATACCTCAAATAAACGTAGAGCTATCAGATAAACCAGAACTGGAATTAACAGTATTTCCAAAAGGTTTTGGTTCAGAAAACAATAACAAACTAGCAATGCTACTACCTGGAGAAGGACTTGATGGAATTAAACAATTCTTTGAAGAATCAATAAAAGCTGCAGGAGGAAAACCATGTCCACCATCAGTAATAGGAGTAGGAATAGGTGGATCATCAGACATGGTAATGAAACTAGCAAAAAAAGCACTACTAAGACCAATAAATGAACATAATGAAGATCCAAGATTAGCACAGTTAGAAGATGACTTACTAGATATAGCTAATGCTACAGGAATAGGACCTATGGGTTTAGGTGGAAAAACCACAACACTAGGTGTAAATGTAGAAATGGCTGATACTCATACTGCAGGTCTTCCAGTAGGTATATGTGTACAATGCTGGGCTGCTAGACATGCTTCAATAACCTTAAAAGATGAATAA
- a CDS encoding dihydropteroate synthase-like protein → MKILIITGQLAEPIIKEKIKNYKDHELYLKVMPIPIAAFITPKLIIYYMKQKNIIESINTDNTSPVDNIDMIITPGLMKQDTTEIQEKLNIPSYKGPTNAADINLTLDIVNTMKLSTSRPANILIRDKQYQEAMQIINNYQQGSEKINQLLEKKSNILIKDCPLGPDFPMRILGEIANAPSLTEDRLIERVGYYIESGADMVDIGMHAGENDPDKAYEMVKLIKDNYDVPVSIDTLNPDEIKSGLNAGCDLVLSLDHGNYSKVLDDIRDYDASCVILPTNYSKNYIPKIPIDRVKSLEKLDKLCGNIQTIADPLLDPINSFSLTDSIIACSLYRQRNPTKPLFFGVGNVSELLDADSNGVNAVLSGIGMEIGANILFTPEASLKTKNSIKELKTASNMMFIANIRNTIPKNLGINLIELKDEYEKDDIQIDTKDIPEIKAVADGKFIPDTKGSFKIIVKDNLIKAVLYQNYEKTAVITATTARAIYEEILRRDLISRMEHAAYLGMELEKAEIALKLNKKYVQDFPIF, encoded by the coding sequence CTGAAAATATTAATAATAACAGGACAACTAGCGGAACCAATTATAAAAGAAAAAATAAAGAATTACAAAGACCATGAACTATACCTGAAAGTAATGCCTATACCCATTGCAGCATTCATAACACCAAAACTGATAATATATTATATGAAACAAAAAAATATCATTGAATCAATCAACACAGATAATACCTCCCCTGTAGATAATATTGACATGATTATTACACCCGGTCTCATGAAACAGGACACAACAGAAATACAAGAAAAATTAAACATACCCTCCTATAAAGGACCAACAAATGCTGCCGATATTAACCTAACATTAGACATTGTAAATACAATGAAATTATCCACATCACGTCCTGCAAATATACTTATAAGAGACAAACAATATCAGGAAGCAATGCAGATAATCAATAACTACCAGCAAGGTAGTGAAAAAATAAACCAACTACTAGAAAAAAAATCAAACATATTAATAAAAGATTGTCCACTAGGACCCGATTTTCCAATGAGAATTCTTGGAGAAATTGCAAATGCACCATCACTAACAGAGGATAGACTAATAGAGAGAGTAGGATACTACATAGAATCTGGTGCAGATATGGTGGATATTGGAATGCATGCAGGTGAAAATGACCCTGACAAGGCATATGAAATGGTGAAACTTATTAAAGATAACTATGATGTGCCGGTAAGTATTGATACATTAAATCCTGATGAAATAAAAAGTGGATTAAATGCAGGATGTGACCTGGTACTTAGCTTAGATCATGGAAATTATAGTAAGGTACTTGATGACATCAGAGATTATGATGCTAGCTGTGTAATATTACCGACAAATTACTCTAAAAATTATATCCCTAAGATTCCGATAGACAGAGTAAAATCACTAGAAAAACTTGACAAGTTATGTGGAAATATTCAGACAATAGCCGACCCATTACTTGACCCGATAAATAGTTTTTCATTAACAGATTCTATTATTGCATGTTCATTATACAGACAGCGTAATCCTACAAAACCATTATTTTTCGGAGTGGGCAATGTATCAGAACTACTTGATGCAGATAGTAATGGTGTTAATGCAGTTCTTAGTGGAATTGGAATGGAAATAGGTGCAAATATACTATTTACTCCAGAAGCTAGTTTGAAAACAAAAAACAGTATAAAAGAACTTAAAACAGCATCAAATATGATGTTCATAGCTAATATAAGAAATACCATTCCAAAGAATCTCGGAATTAATCTTATAGAACTAAAAGATGAGTACGAGAAGGATGATATTCAAATAGATACTAAGGACATTCCAGAAATCAAAGCAGTAGCTGATGGAAAATTCATACCTGACACAAAAGGTAGCTTTAAAATTATTGTTAAAGATAATTTAATCAAGGCAGTATTATATCAAAATTATGAGAAAACAGCTGTGATAACAGCAACAACAGCACGTGCAATTTATGAAGAAATACTAAGAAGAGATCTTATAAGTAGAATGGAACATGCAGCATATCTGGGAATGGAACTGGAAAAAGCAGAAATAGCACTCAAATTAAACAAAAAATATGTACAGGACTTCCCAATATTCTAG
- a CDS encoding TIGR00269 family protein — MTEKLCTQCGRNKPIIHRKYNGQRLCSSCFRKSIEKQVLTTIRKQKLITKGDKVLVGLSGGKDSVALLKILNILKEKHIIALEAITIDEGIAGYREEGIRIAKDTTEKLNIKHHIISFQDKYGFTIDKIMEAEKNQPNPQHACTYCGVFRRQVFNQVAREVNATKIATGHNLDDETQSILMNYLEGNINNMVRIGYKTQASDERFTQKIKPLRKIPEKEIGLYVLESGFEVHFDGCPYAHDSFRMEVGDFLRSTTIKHPTIMYSILNGFEKIRPVIREEYLENHPGKPNSTCEICGEPSSQRICKSCKFLKQIHEKIGE; from the coding sequence TTGACAGAAAAGCTATGTACACAATGTGGAAGAAACAAGCCAATAATCCATAGAAAATATAATGGACAAAGACTATGTAGTAGCTGCTTTAGAAAATCAATAGAAAAACAAGTACTCACAACAATAAGAAAACAAAAACTCATCACCAAGGGTGACAAAGTACTGGTAGGACTATCTGGTGGAAAAGATAGTGTAGCCCTGCTAAAAATACTAAACATACTCAAAGAAAAACACATTATAGCACTGGAAGCAATAACTATTGATGAAGGAATTGCTGGATACCGTGAAGAAGGTATACGTATAGCAAAGGATACTACAGAAAAACTAAATATAAAACATCATATAATATCCTTCCAAGATAAGTATGGTTTTACAATAGACAAGATAATGGAAGCAGAAAAAAATCAACCAAATCCACAACATGCATGCACATATTGTGGAGTATTCCGAAGACAAGTGTTTAACCAGGTAGCACGGGAAGTTAATGCTACAAAAATAGCAACTGGTCACAACCTTGATGATGAAACACAAAGTATACTAATGAACTACCTTGAAGGTAACATAAACAACATGGTACGCATAGGTTATAAAACACAGGCTAGTGATGAAAGATTTACCCAGAAAATAAAACCACTACGTAAAATACCTGAAAAAGAGATTGGATTATATGTGTTAGAAAGTGGCTTTGAAGTACACTTTGATGGCTGTCCATATGCACATGACTCCTTTAGAATGGAGGTAGGTGACTTCCTAAGAAGCACTACTATAAAACATCCGACAATAATGTATTCTATTCTTAATGGATTTGAAAAAATCAGGCCAGTAATAAGAGAGGAATACCTTGAAAATCATCCTGGAAAACCTAATAGTACCTGTGAAATATGTGGAGAACCATCCTCCCAGAGAATATGTAAATCCTGTAAATTTTTAAAACAAATACATGAAAAAATAGGAGAATAG
- a CDS encoding phosphate ABC transporter substrate-binding protein: MKGKYKLAILVVVILLIAGFMIFAPGAEKHNNIAIAGSTSVQPVAEKLATTYMENDSVDKLTVQGGGSSMGLNSVKKGSAQIGTYSSKLSSKKAGANVTQTQIATDGIAIIVNPSNNVSDLTKDQVKDIFTGKITDWSQVGGSPGKINVITREEGSGTRDAITKVVLDDEDFVSNAVVQSSTGSLMQSISTDDKAIGFASLSDLRENQVKKLKINGVEPNDQTIKDGSYVVQRPFLFLTNKTPDNATQAFINWTLSDEGQQIVAEEGLVPVN; the protein is encoded by the coding sequence ATGAAAGGAAAATATAAACTCGCAATATTAGTAGTCGTAATACTACTTATTGCCGGATTTATGATTTTTGCCCCGGGAGCTGAAAAGCATAACAATATAGCTATAGCTGGTTCGACTTCCGTTCAACCTGTTGCAGAGAAATTAGCAACCACTTACATGGAAAATGACTCTGTTGATAAACTAACAGTTCAAGGTGGAGGATCATCCATGGGATTGAACAGTGTTAAAAAAGGTTCAGCCCAAATAGGTACTTATTCTTCCAAGTTATCATCCAAGAAAGCAGGAGCTAATGTGACACAAACACAGATAGCAACAGATGGTATAGCAATTATTGTAAACCCAAGTAACAATGTATCTGATTTAACTAAAGACCAAGTGAAAGACATTTTCACAGGTAAAATCACAGACTGGAGCCAAGTAGGTGGAAGTCCAGGTAAAATAAATGTAATTACCCGTGAAGAAGGTTCTGGAACAAGAGATGCAATAACTAAAGTTGTACTTGATGATGAAGACTTCGTATCAAATGCTGTTGTACAAAGTTCAACAGGTTCACTTATGCAGTCAATATCAACAGATGATAAAGCTATAGGATTTGCATCATTATCAGACTTAAGAGAAAACCAAGTTAAAAAACTTAAAATTAATGGTGTAGAACCAAACGATCAAACAATAAAAGACGGTAGTTACGTAGTACAAAGACCATTTTTATTCTTGACAAACAAAACACCAGACAATGCAACACAAGCTTTTATTAACTGGACATTAAGTGATGAAGGTCAACAAATAGTAGCAGAAGAAGGTTTAGTCCCTGTAAATTAA